The Thiorhodovibrio frisius genome segment CAGGGTGGTGGACGAGATGTTCGAGGCAAAGAGCGACAGCCCGACCGGCGCCCAGTGCAGCCGCCGCCCGGCCAGGAACAGATCCTGATCGTCATGGGTACGTCGCGCCACCAGCACACCGATGACGGCAATCAGCACGAAGTAACCGCCGATAACGGCCAAATCGACGGCGGTGAGCGAAATCTGACTGAGGTTGATCTCTTTCACGCGAACCTCGGCAACCGTTCAGCCGTCATCCCTTGCCTGTTCGGCCGTTTGCGCGAGAAAGCCATCGATTTCACGCGCAATGCGCTCCATCAGGGCCTCAACCGAGCCATAGGCATGGTGCAAAGCGACCGCCGCCTGCGCGCTGCCTGCCGGGTCGCGGGATGACAGCTTGAGATTGCGCAATTCCTCGACACGCCTGGCCAAGGCTTCGCGATCGAAGCGAATTTCCGCGCGCAACCGCTGGATGGTGCCGTTCACAATGACTCCCCCTCACTGTCGATGCGCTCGAGAAGGCTCGGCGGCGCTTGCTCAATCTCGACCAGATCGACGGGAGCCTGGAAGATGTTCATCAAGTCTCCAAGCGCGGCGAAGTAGCGCTTGGACATCAGTCCGGCAACGGCCAGATCCACGTCGCTGTCGGCATGGCAACGACCTGTCGCGAGGGAGCCGAAAAGCACCACCCGCGTTGCACCATACTGATCTCGCAACAAGGCAACAGCCTGCGGCAGGTGCCGGCGCAGCTCAAGCGCACGCGCGCGGCCTTGGCGGTCGGATTCTTGCGCTAAACAGCGCAAATGCGCGGCGGCTTCAGCCGGCGTTACGACCACCCGTGGCCGGGCTGCATCTGACGCCAAACACGCTGAACTGTCAGATCGGGAGTTGCCGAACATGCCACAACGACCTCGCTCGATTAGCTTGCTTGATTAGCTCGGGCGCGCGGATTCTTCCTCGTCCTCATGACCACTCGACTGGTCATCGCCATCAGCCGGGGTCTGCGACGCCGCTCCCGACTCATCTGACTGCGACAGCTCTGTCAGCGATGCTGGCTCTGCATCGGGCGCCGGCGGCACCTGACAGGCGGCAAAGAAGTCGTAGTGGTCGATGGCTTCCAGAATACCGGCCGCAAATGGCTCCTGTGCAAAGTAGATACTCTCGGTGTCGATCAGCTTGGAGAGTTCCTCGTTGTGGCGGTTGGCGACCACCACAGCCAGGGTGTTGCCGCGCATCATGTCCTCGTCCGCGCCGGAGCCACCGGCGCACAGGCAGTGCTCAAGCGGGATACCCCATTGATCCGCCACATAGCGCAACGCCAGCCCTTTGGATGCGCGCGCGGGGACCACGTCGAGGAACTGGCCGAAGGACAGATTGAGATGGACGTTCAGGTCGGCCTGATGCAGCAGACTGCCGATGTCATCGAGCGACGGAGCATGCTCGGGGTCGTAGAAGAAGCTGACCTTGAAGCGACTCTGCTCAGACTTTTGCTGGGGCTTGACGCCCGGCAACTCAACAAGCAGGTCGCGCACCCGGCGCGGATACCACAGATTGTCAATATGCCGCGTCCAGGAGCCGTCGGCCGTAAGCTGGGGCGCGTAGTAAATCTCGGTGCCCAGGGCGGTGATGAGCACATCCGGGCGCGGAATGCCATAGCGACGCATGATGGCCAGCGCCGAGTCCAGCCGCCGGCCGGTGGCGATGCCGAAGGTGGAGCACTTGCGGTTGTCGCGCAGGATGCGGATGAAATCGGCAAGCGAATCCGGATCACCGAGCAGGTTCTGGTCGAGATCGGTAAAGATGGCGCGGTCGTGGTAGAGAATCCGCCGGCGTGATAACGGCGCCTGCGGGGGCGGCTGGACTTTCTCAAGCAGCGGGCCAAGCGCTTCCATGTAGCTGTCGGCATGGGCGCTCCAGGCATAGTGCTTACGCACCCCGGCCAGGCCATTCTGCGCGAGTTTGCGCCAGCCGCTGGCATCGCACAGCACCTTGAGCAGCGCCTTGGTAATGTCCTGCTTGTCGAGAGGGTCGATCAGGATGCCGTTTCTACAGTGGTCAATGATGTCGATGGGCCCGCCATCCTCGGTGGCGACAATGGGCAGACCGCTGGCAGCGGCCTCAATCAGCGTCAGGCCGAAGGGCTCGGTCAGTGCGGGATTGATGAAGACCCCGCGCGAGGCAGCGGCAATCTGGTAGAGCAGCGCAACCTCATCGGCGCTGTGATGCTTCGGATAGGCCACCCGGCCGTAGAGATCGTAAAGGTCGATCAACAGCAAAATGTCGGTCAGCACCGTCTGGGCGCCGCTGTCCATGTCGCGCAGATCATCGCGATTACCGGCGACGATGACCAGATTCGCCGTTCTTTGCAGCTCCGGCGACTCACCATAGGCCTCAACCAGGGTGGCGATGTTCTTGCGCTCATCGGGCCGCGACAAGGCGAGAATCAGCGGCTTTTTCGGCTCGCGCAGAAAGCGCAGCAGCTCGTTGCGGATAGGCGCCTTCTGCTCGCGGCCATCGGGCGGACGGAAGCGTTCCAGATCTGTCCCTGGCGGGATCACCTGCATGCGCTCGGGCTGGTAGTGATCGTAGAGCCCGTATTGCTCTTCGATCTCCTGGGTGGTGCTGGTAATCACCAGACTGGCCGCACCGAGGGTTTCTTCCTCGGCATTGATGCGCCGGGTCATGTTGTAGCGGGTGTCGATGACATCCTGCTTGACTCCAGAGGCCAGCAACCGTCGCCGCTTAACGCGCCCGAGTGAGTGGCCGGTATGCACCAGCGGCACGCCGAGCTGGGCGGACAGACGCACACCGACATAGCCTGCATCGGCGTAATGAGAGTGGATCAGGCAAGGCAGCCGGTCGGACTCGCGCAGAAAGCTCAGTGCGTTATCGGCAAAGGTGTCGAGATGATCCCACAGCTGTTCCTTGGGCAGATATTCCGGCGGCCCGGCCTCGATGCGCACAATGCGCGCGCCATCGCCGATGGGCTCAATGGGCACGGCGTAGTCCGGACTGATATTGGGGTCATCGACCAAGCGGGTGAAAAGGTCCACCTGACCGACATCGGGGCGCTTGGCCAGCGCGCGGGCCAGCTCGATGACGTAGAGAATCTGGCCGCCGGTGTCGGCATCGCGGCCCAACTCTAGGTTGTGACCACGAAACAGACCGTGGACGCTCAGCAGGACAATATGGCGAGATGGCGCTTCAGCATTCATATCACAGGCAATCATGCAAGGGTTGCAAGGCTGTCGGGAGTTGAGGCAAAGTGCCGCCCGGAACCGACAACGAACGCCATCAGTCTAACAAACTCCAGCGAAAAAACTGCGCGGTGGAGCAGACATTCATCGAGCCCGAGATTTTGCCCCAGGCGCCAGCAATTCCGAATTGCAGTCGCTCGAGTGCCAAAGAGGCGGCTTGCCACCGCTTCAAATCGAGCCAGGAGCCACCTCGACTTGGGGCGATAGGGCTATGATGCTCTGTTGCCATCGGACGATGGCATCGGATCAGCCAGCCACAAAGTTCAAGCAACGACCCATGGGAGCATCTTGCATGCCACAGACAGATACCACGGCCTTGTACCAGAAATTCCCCCATTTGAAGGAAATCGACAAACTCTGGGGCACCCGTGACGCACGCGATTTCATCAAGTCCCTGATGAGCGACAGCCGCGATGGGGCACGCCAGGGGTTTTCCCTGGAGCATAGCTCGACCCTCTTCGCACTGTTGGTCGAGCATGACGAGGAGTTCCCTCAGTTCGACGATTCCCACGCGTTTAATACTGGCGACGACTGACGCCTCAGCGGCCTTTATTGCCTGACGGATTTGCTCGCCGAAACCCTCTTAAGCCTCGCCGGTGACAATCTCCGGCAGACAGCAAACCTGACGCTCGGCGCCGAACGCCACAGCATCGGGGTAGGCGCGCGCGCACTCTGGCCTCGCCTGCGGGCAACGCGGATGAAAATGACAACCTGACGGGGGATTGGCCGGAGATGGCATATCCCCACTGAGGCGAATCACCTCACGGCCACTGTCCTGATCAATACTAGGCACAGCGGAGAGCAGTGCCCGGGTGTAGGGGTGGCGCGGATCATCCAGCACAGCCCCGGCCGGCCCCTGCTCGACAATGCGACCGAGATACATCACGGCCATTTGTTGGGCGAGGTAAGACACCACCGCGATGTTGTGGGTAATGAACAGATAGGCGATGCCAAAATCCTGCTGCAAGGATTTGAGCAGGTTCAAAATCTGCGCCTGAACCGAAACATCGAGCGCGCTCGTCGGCTCGTCACACACAATCACTTTCGGCTCCACCGCCAGCGCCCGGGCAATACAAATGCGCTGGCGCTGACCACCGGAGAATTCATGCGGATAGCGCGTCATGGCCTCAGCACCAATGCCGACGCGCTCGAGCAGCGCAGCCACGCGCTCGCGCCGGCGCGCCGCCTTGGATTCGAGGCCCAGCGCCTGCAAGCCTTCGCCGACAATGTCGCCAACCAGCATGCGCGGGTTCATGGCGGCGAAGGGGTCCTGGAAAATGATCTGCAAATCCTTGCGCAGCCTGCGCATGCGCCCGGCTGACAGAGCCGCGAGATCCTCACCCAGATAATGCACACGTCCGCCGGTGGGCAGCTCGAGCCGTAACAGCCCCTTGCCAGCCGTGGTCTTGCCGCAGCCGGACTCACCCACCAGCGCCAGGGTTTCGCCAGCCTTGAGAGTCAAATCCACCCCATCGACCGCCCGCACCTGGCCGACCACGCGCTTGAAAAGCCCCCTACGAATCGGGAACCAGACTTTGAGTGCCTCAGTGGTCAGCAGCGGCTCGGCGGCTGGCGACGATGATGCCTGGTCTTGATCCGCATCGGATGTCGCAGCGACCGCCGGCGCGAACTCCACTCTCCCATCGCGCCACAGCAGGCAGCGCACCTGATGGTCCCTGCCCGCTTGGTACCAATCCGGTGCGCTACTGTGGCATTCGGATCGCGCCAGCTCGCAGCGCGGCGCGAAGCGACAGCCGCTGAAGGGCTGATCGAGCGGCGGCACACGGCCCGGAATCATCGCCAGCGCACCGCCGCGCTTGGCCGCCGTTGGCAGACTTTCGAGCAATTTGCGGCTGTAGGGATGGGCCGGCGCGGCAAAAAACTCGGCACAGCTCGCCTGCTCGACCAGCTGCCCGGCGTACATCACCGCCAGGCGGTCGGCGGTCTCGGCCACCACGCCTAGATCATGGGTGATCAGCAGCACACTCATGCCGGTGTCGCGCTGTAGACCTTTCAGCAGCTGCAAAACCTGCGCCTGGATGGTGACATCCAACGCCGTGGTCGGCTCATCGGCAATCAGCAGCTGCGGATTACCGGCCAGCGCCATGGCAATCATCACCCGCTGTTTCATGCCACCGGAGAGCTGATGGGGGTATTCCTCGGCACGGCGCTCGGGGTCGGGAATGCCAACCGCACGCAGCAGTTCAACGACCCGCGCGGCTACCTGACCAGACCCCGCAGCCGCAGACACCAGCGCTTCAGACTGGGCAGCTTCAGAGCAAGGCGCGGTCTTTTCAGCAGTCGGCCCCTCATGCAGCCGCACCGCTTCGGCCACCTGGGTGCCAACACGCAACACGGGGTTCAGCGAGGTTTGGGGTTCCTGGAAAATCATGGCCAGACGCCCGCCGCGCAGCGCGCGCATGTCACGCTCCGCCAGACGCAGCAGTTCTTGCTCGCCGAGCTTGACCGAGCCAGAAACAATCCGTCCGCCGAGTGGCAACAGCCGCATCAAGGAAAGGGCCGTCATGGACTTGCCGCAGCCAGACTCGCCGAGCAGCGCCAGGGTCTCACCAGGAGCGATGCGCAGATCAATCCCATCGACCACGGTCACTGATCGCGTTGCGCCGCCTAGTTGGGTGCGCAGGTTGCTGACTTCCAGCACCGAATGCTTTCCGGCCATTAGATTCTTCCCGGACATTATCCGATCAGACATCAGTTGCAAGCCCACTCATGGTGAATTCCTCAAGCGCGGATCAAAGGCGTCGCGCACCACGTCGGCGAGCAGATTGGCGGCCAGCACCAGGGTAAACATAAAGACAAATGCCGCCGCCAGGGACCACCAGACGATGGGGTCGCGCGCCAGTTCCAGACGCGCGCTGTTGATCATATTGCCCCAGCTGTTCATGGTTGGATCGACACCAATGTTGACATAGGACAGCACCGCCTCGGCCAGCACCAGGCCGCTGAAGTCAAGCACGATGGCGATCATCACGATATGCAGCACATTCGGCAGGATATGGCGGGCGATGATGCGCGAATGCCGCACCCCGAGCGCAGTGGCCGCTTGCACATAGTCGGCCTCGCGCAGTTTGAGCGCCTCGCCGCGCAGCAACCGGCACAGTCCGGTCCAGCTGGTCACGCCAAGGATGATGCACAAAAACAGCAGACGCAAATCGGCGCGCTCAACCAGGCTGTTGAACTCATCGCCGTGGTTGGTCATATAGACTTGCAGCATCAAAATGGCGGCGGCAATCAAGAGCACGCCGGGGATGGAATTGAGCGTGGTGTAAAGGTATTGGATGATGTCATCGGTCAGACCACGGAAATACCCGGCCATGATGCCCAGAATCACCGCCGCCGGCAGCATCACCAGGGTGGTCAGGGTGCCAATCACCAAGCCGGTGCGAACACTCTTGAGGCTCTGATA includes the following:
- a CDS encoding nucleotidyltransferase family protein gives rise to the protein MASDAARPRVVVTPAEAAAHLRCLAQESDRQGRARALELRRHLPQAVALLRDQYGATRVVLFGSLATGRCHADSDVDLAVAGLMSKRYFAALGDLMNIFQAPVDLVEIEQAPPSLLERIDSEGESL
- a CDS encoding HAD-IIB family hydrolase; protein product: MNAEAPSRHIVLLSVHGLFRGHNLELGRDADTGGQILYVIELARALAKRPDVGQVDLFTRLVDDPNISPDYAVPIEPIGDGARIVRIEAGPPEYLPKEQLWDHLDTFADNALSFLRESDRLPCLIHSHYADAGYVGVRLSAQLGVPLVHTGHSLGRVKRRRLLASGVKQDVIDTRYNMTRRINAEEETLGAASLVITSTTQEIEEQYGLYDHYQPERMQVIPPGTDLERFRPPDGREQKAPIRNELLRFLREPKKPLILALSRPDERKNIATLVEAYGESPELQRTANLVIVAGNRDDLRDMDSGAQTVLTDILLLIDLYDLYGRVAYPKHHSADEVALLYQIAAASRGVFINPALTEPFGLTLIEAAASGLPIVATEDGGPIDIIDHCRNGILIDPLDKQDITKALLKVLCDASGWRKLAQNGLAGVRKHYAWSAHADSYMEALGPLLEKVQPPPQAPLSRRRILYHDRAIFTDLDQNLLGDPDSLADFIRILRDNRKCSTFGIATGRRLDSALAIMRRYGIPRPDVLITALGTEIYYAPQLTADGSWTRHIDNLWYPRRVRDLLVELPGVKPQQKSEQSRFKVSFFYDPEHAPSLDDIGSLLHQADLNVHLNLSFGQFLDVVPARASKGLALRYVADQWGIPLEHCLCAGGSGADEDMMRGNTLAVVVANRHNEELSKLIDTESIYFAQEPFAAGILEAIDHYDFFAACQVPPAPDAEPASLTELSQSDESGAASQTPADGDDQSSGHEDEEESARPS
- a CDS encoding ABC transporter ATP-binding protein; this encodes MAGKHSVLEVSNLRTQLGGATRSVTVVDGIDLRIAPGETLALLGESGCGKSMTALSLMRLLPLGGRIVSGSVKLGEQELLRLAERDMRALRGGRLAMIFQEPQTSLNPVLRVGTQVAEAVRLHEGPTAEKTAPCSEAAQSEALVSAAAGSGQVAARVVELLRAVGIPDPERRAEEYPHQLSGGMKQRVMIAMALAGNPQLLIADEPTTALDVTIQAQVLQLLKGLQRDTGMSVLLITHDLGVVAETADRLAVMYAGQLVEQASCAEFFAAPAHPYSRKLLESLPTAAKRGGALAMIPGRVPPLDQPFSGCRFAPRCELARSECHSSAPDWYQAGRDHQVRCLLWRDGRVEFAPAVAATSDADQDQASSSPAAEPLLTTEALKVWFPIRRGLFKRVVGQVRAVDGVDLTLKAGETLALVGESGCGKTTAGKGLLRLELPTGGRVHYLGEDLAALSAGRMRRLRKDLQIIFQDPFAAMNPRMLVGDIVGEGLQALGLESKAARRRERVAALLERVGIGAEAMTRYPHEFSGGQRQRICIARALAVEPKVIVCDEPTSALDVSVQAQILNLLKSLQQDFGIAYLFITHNIAVVSYLAQQMAVMYLGRIVEQGPAGAVLDDPRHPYTRALLSAVPSIDQDSGREVIRLSGDMPSPANPPSGCHFHPRCPQARPECARAYPDAVAFGAERQVCCLPEIVTGEA